The Microbulbifer sp. YPW1 genome contains a region encoding:
- a CDS encoding sulfotransferase family 2 domain-containing protein yields MKFLNRANGGSCRPEEEKSLFDGAVDNQWGPVIRGWAKVADGGKPALVMVDADGEQHYLLASEYRNDLLERGGHPTGECGFSLNLGRRLKSPARVSVFSALGDLAPSRPAFVNKPLFFMHIAKTAGSSVNEFFIEHFGHERAAMHIESVSDLQSLAHHQFISGHIGLERFERDFERDKFYTATMLREPVRQLVSHLNWVRHLSEPERADFLQGHPDIVREISARLQKVDFSSPEAMSRFVSELRPAERPLFDNCQCRYFHSIPASKPFNDEAFLQALNNLKRFDFVGITENFEPAIRYLGAKAGIVKNWEKPPRVNVNKFDYGFDVTNPELITAVAPLIRYDQELYQRVSELSRTLLESGPEAH; encoded by the coding sequence ATGAAATTTTTAAATCGCGCTAATGGCGGATCATGCCGTCCCGAGGAGGAGAAGTCCCTGTTCGATGGGGCAGTGGATAACCAGTGGGGACCGGTGATCCGTGGCTGGGCCAAAGTTGCGGACGGCGGCAAGCCGGCGCTAGTGATGGTCGATGCCGATGGAGAGCAGCACTATTTATTGGCATCTGAATACCGGAATGACTTGCTGGAGCGGGGGGGGCACCCCACCGGGGAGTGTGGTTTTTCACTAAATCTAGGGCGCAGGCTGAAGTCGCCGGCCAGGGTTTCTGTATTTTCAGCACTTGGTGATCTTGCCCCTAGCCGGCCGGCTTTTGTGAACAAGCCCCTGTTTTTCATGCATATTGCCAAAACTGCGGGCAGCTCCGTAAATGAGTTTTTTATCGAGCACTTTGGGCACGAGCGGGCAGCGATGCATATCGAATCGGTCTCGGACCTCCAATCGCTCGCGCATCATCAGTTTATTTCTGGGCACATTGGCCTGGAGCGCTTTGAACGGGATTTCGAAAGAGACAAATTCTACACAGCGACCATGTTGCGTGAGCCCGTACGACAGCTGGTGTCGCACCTTAACTGGGTTCGCCATCTGTCTGAGCCTGAGCGCGCTGATTTTTTGCAGGGGCACCCTGATATCGTGCGAGAGATTTCTGCGCGCCTGCAGAAAGTTGATTTCTCCAGCCCGGAAGCGATGAGCCGCTTCGTATCGGAATTGCGTCCGGCAGAAAGACCGCTATTTGATAATTGCCAGTGTCGATATTTTCACAGTATTCCAGCGAGTAAGCCTTTTAACGATGAAGCTTTCCTGCAGGCATTAAATAACCTGAAACGGTTTGATTTTGTTGGCATTACCGAAAATTTCGAACCCGCAATCCGCTACCTGGGTGCCAAGGCTGGTATCGTAAAAAATTGGGAAAAACCTCCTCGGGTGAATGTAAACAAGTTTGATTACGGGTTTGATGTTACAAATCCTGAACTGATCACAGCAGTGGCTCCACTTATACGCTACGATCAGGAGCTTTATCAGCGGGTGTCGGAACTCAGCCGGACATTGCTTGAGTCCGGCCCCGAGGCTCATTGA